A window of Sphingobacterium sp. SRCM116780 contains these coding sequences:
- the rplP gene encoding 50S ribosomal protein L16, with product MLQPKRTKFRKMQKGRMKGNASRGAELAFGSFGIKSLEEAWITSRQIEAARIAVTRYMKREGQVWIRIFPDKPVTKKPAEVRMGKGKGAPEYWVAVVRPGRMLFEAEGVSLEIAKEALRLAAQKLPVQTKFVIRRDYVEA from the coding sequence ATGTTACAGCCAAAAAGAACAAAGTTCAGAAAGATGCAGAAAGGACGTATGAAAGGTAACGCTTCTCGTGGAGCAGAGTTAGCTTTCGGTTCATTCGGTATCAAATCATTGGAGGAAGCATGGATCACAAGCCGTCAAATCGAGGCAGCTCGTATTGCAGTGACACGTTATATGAAACGTGAAGGTCAAGTTTGGATCCGCATCTTCCCTGATAAACCCGTTACTAAAAAACCTGCAGAGGTTCGTATGGGTAAAGGTAAGGGAGCTCCAGAATACTGGGTTGCAGTAGTACGCCCAGGCCGTATGTTATTTGAAGCAGAGGGTGTGTCTTTAGAAATTGCTAAAGAAGCATTACGCCTTGCAGCTCAAAAACTTCCGGTTCAAACTAAGTTTGTCATACGTAGAGATTACGTAGAAGCATAA
- the rpsC gene encoding 30S ribosomal protein S3 translates to MGQKANPIGSRLGIIKGWDSNWFGGKNYADKLVEDEKIRKYLSVRIAKGGVAKVVIERTLKRITVTIHTARPGIVIGKGGQEVDKIKEELKKITKKDVQINIFEIKRPELDAKLVAEGIAKQLEARISFRRAMKTTIASTMRMGAEGIKVMCSGRLGGAEMARSEQYKEGRTPLHTLRADIDYALAEALTTYGKIGIKVWICKGEVYGKRDLSPNIGQASGVKTRGGNEGAPDRRDNRKGGRGGNDRRGGNNNRGGNNRGAKRD, encoded by the coding sequence ATGGGACAAAAAGCAAATCCAATAGGTAGCAGATTAGGAATCATCAAAGGTTGGGATTCTAATTGGTTCGGAGGAAAAAACTATGCCGATAAATTAGTAGAAGACGAAAAGATTAGAAAATATCTTTCTGTTCGTATAGCAAAAGGTGGTGTAGCAAAAGTTGTTATTGAAAGAACTTTAAAACGTATCACAGTAACTATTCATACAGCAAGACCTGGTATCGTTATCGGTAAAGGTGGTCAAGAAGTTGACAAAATCAAAGAAGAGTTAAAGAAAATCACTAAAAAAGATGTTCAAATTAACATTTTCGAGATTAAACGCCCTGAGTTAGATGCGAAATTAGTAGCAGAAGGTATCGCTAAGCAATTAGAGGCTCGTATTTCATTCCGTCGTGCAATGAAAACTACGATTGCATCGACAATGCGTATGGGTGCTGAAGGTATCAAAGTAATGTGTTCTGGTCGTTTAGGTGGTGCTGAAATGGCACGTTCTGAGCAATATAAAGAAGGAAGAACTCCTTTACACACATTGCGTGCTGATATCGACTATGCATTAGCTGAAGCATTAACTACTTACGGTAAAATCGGTATCAAAGTTTGGATCTGTAAAGGTGAGGTTTACGGTAAACGTGACTTATCTCCAAACATTGGTCAAGCTTCAGGTGTGAAAACACGTGGTGGAAACGAAGGCGCTCCTGATCGTCGTGACAACCGTAAAGGTGGTCGTGGTGGTAATGACCGTCGTGGTGGAAACAACAATCGTGGTGGAAACAACCGTGGTGCAAAAAGAGATTAA
- the rplV gene encoding 50S ribosomal protein L22 translates to MEATKKLKKSVLIKQRKEQEKAQIGGASTAKLLNCPTSPRKMRLVVDLIRGEKVENALYILKHTSKEAAIRVEKLLLSAIKNWEAKNEGKSVEDSQLYVKEVSVAGGRQLKRLRPAPQGRGYRIRKRSNHVTLIVDSKSNVEQN, encoded by the coding sequence ATGGAAGCAACAAAAAAACTTAAAAAGTCTGTTTTAATCAAACAGCGCAAAGAGCAAGAGAAAGCTCAAATAGGAGGAGCTTCTACTGCCAAATTATTAAATTGCCCTACTTCACCACGCAAAATGCGTTTAGTAGTGGACTTAATTCGTGGCGAGAAAGTAGAGAATGCTTTATATATTTTAAAGCATACTAGCAAGGAAGCAGCAATCCGTGTAGAAAAATTATTATTATCTGCAATTAAAAACTGGGAAGCTAAAAACGAAGGTAAATCAGTTGAAGATAGTCAATTATACGTTAAAGAAGTATCAGTAGCAGGTGGTCGTCAATTGAAAAGATTACGTCCAGCTCCTCAAGGTCGCGGTTACAGAATTCGTAAACGCTCAAACCATGTTACCTTGATCGTTGACAGTAAATCTAACGTTGAACAAAACTAA
- the rpsS gene encoding 30S ribosomal protein S19, with protein MARSIKKGPYIDHNLEGKVLSMNETNKKSVIKTWSRRSMISPDFVGHTFAVHNGNKFIPVYVTENMVGHKLGEFAPTRTFRGHAEKKK; from the coding sequence ATGGCTCGTTCAATTAAAAAAGGTCCTTATATCGATCACAACTTAGAAGGAAAAGTTCTTTCTATGAATGAAACTAACAAAAAGTCAGTTATCAAAACATGGTCTCGCAGATCAATGATTTCTCCAGATTTTGTTGGCCATACCTTCGCAGTGCACAACGGGAATAAATTTATCCCTGTTTATGTAACAGAGAACATGGTAGGTCACAAATTGGGTGAATTTGCTCCAACGCGTACATTCAGAGGCCACGCAGAAAAGAAAAAATAA
- the rplB gene encoding 50S ribosomal protein L2, whose translation MAVKRFKPVTPGTRFRVGADYSDVTTNVPEKSLVVGSNKRSGGRNKSGKMTMRYIGGGHKKVYRLIDFKRDKKDIPATVATIEYDPNRTARIALLHYADGEKRYIVAPTGLKVGMTVVAGEKVAPEVGNTLPLANIPLGSIIHNIELNPGQGGSIARSAGTYAQLSARDGKYAIIKLPSSEVRMILLTCVATIGSVSNAEKSNQVLGKAGRKRWLGRRPRVRGVAMNPVDHPMGGGEGRTSGGHPRSRTGVLAKGFKTRYKKKTSNRYIIERRKK comes from the coding sequence ATGGCAGTTAAAAGATTCAAACCGGTAACCCCTGGTACTCGTTTCAGAGTAGGCGCTGACTACTCTGACGTAACAACTAACGTTCCTGAAAAATCGTTGGTAGTTGGAAGCAACAAAAGATCGGGCGGTCGTAATAAATCCGGTAAAATGACTATGCGTTACATCGGTGGGGGACACAAGAAAGTATACCGATTAATAGATTTCAAACGCGATAAAAAAGATATCCCTGCAACAGTAGCTACAATTGAGTACGATCCAAACCGTACAGCACGTATTGCTTTATTGCATTATGCTGATGGTGAGAAACGTTATATCGTTGCTCCAACTGGATTAAAAGTTGGAATGACAGTAGTGGCAGGTGAGAAAGTTGCCCCAGAAGTAGGTAATACATTACCTTTAGCAAACATTCCATTGGGTTCTATCATCCATAACATCGAATTGAACCCAGGTCAAGGTGGTTCAATCGCTCGTTCGGCTGGTACTTACGCTCAATTGTCTGCACGTGATGGTAAATATGCTATTATCAAATTGCCTTCAAGTGAAGTACGCATGATTTTATTAACATGTGTTGCTACTATCGGTTCAGTATCTAATGCTGAAAAATCTAACCAAGTGTTAGGTAAAGCTGGTAGAAAACGTTGGTTAGGTCGTCGTCCACGTGTTCGTGGTGTTGCTATGAACCCTGTCGATCACCCTATGGGTGGTGGTGAAGGCCGTACATCAGGAGGTCACCCACGCTCACGCACAGGTGTATTAGCTAAAGGCTTCAAAACACGTTACAAGAAGAAAACATCGAATCGTTACATCATTGAGAGAAGGAAAAAATAA
- the rplW gene encoding 50S ribosomal protein L23, whose protein sequence is MDIIKKPILTEKASLLTEKLNRYAFKVDHRANKIQIKTAVEAMFGVTVVAVNTAVVAGKAKSRYTKAGFVSGRAPKYKKAVITIKDGETIDFYSTI, encoded by the coding sequence ATGGATATTATTAAAAAACCTATCTTAACTGAGAAAGCTTCACTTTTAACGGAAAAATTAAACCGTTATGCTTTCAAAGTAGATCACAGAGCTAACAAAATTCAGATCAAAACAGCTGTTGAAGCAATGTTTGGTGTAACTGTTGTTGCTGTTAACACTGCAGTAGTAGCAGGTAAAGCAAAAAGCCGTTACACAAAAGCAGGTTTCGTATCTGGTAGAGCTCCTAAGTATAAAAAGGCTGTCATTACTATTAAAGATGGCGAAACTATTGACTTTTACAGTACTATATAA
- the rplD gene encoding 50S ribosomal protein L4, translating to MEVKVLNLSGKETGAKVQLPESVFGLEPNDHAIYLDVKQYLANQRQGTHKSKQRNEIAGSTRKLHKQKGTGGARAGSIKSPLFNGGGRVFGPQPRDYSFKLNKKLKQLARKSALSYKAVDNNILVLDEVKFDSIKTKNYVAFVNALNVAGEKTLLVLPAQDNNVYLSSRNLKKTKVVTADQLNTFDVLNATKLLLTTGSLKSLEEALAK from the coding sequence ATGGAAGTTAAAGTTTTAAATTTATCAGGTAAAGAAACAGGTGCCAAGGTGCAACTTCCTGAGTCGGTATTTGGGTTAGAGCCTAACGATCATGCGATCTATTTGGACGTGAAACAATACTTAGCGAATCAACGCCAAGGAACTCACAAATCTAAACAACGTAACGAAATTGCGGGTTCAACTCGTAAATTACACAAACAAAAAGGTACAGGTGGAGCTCGTGCGGGTTCTATCAAATCTCCATTGTTTAATGGTGGTGGTCGTGTATTCGGTCCTCAACCTCGTGACTATTCTTTCAAATTGAACAAAAAATTGAAACAATTAGCACGTAAATCAGCGTTAAGCTATAAAGCAGTTGATAACAACATTTTGGTGTTGGATGAAGTTAAATTTGACTCGATCAAAACTAAAAACTATGTTGCTTTCGTAAATGCTTTAAATGTAGCGGGTGAAAAAACTTTATTGGTTTTGCCAGCGCAAGATAACAACGTTTATTTATCAAGCAGAAACTTGAAGAAAACAAAAGTAGTAACGGCAGATCAATTGAATACATTTGATGTGTTAAATGCAACTAAATTGTTATTAACTACAGGTTCTCTTAAATCTTTGGAGGAGGCATTAGCTAAGTAA
- the rplC gene encoding 50S ribosomal protein L3: MSGIIGKKVGMTSLFDADGKNIPCTVIQAGPCVVTQIRTEEKDGYAAVQLGFDEAKEKNTTNSLKGHFAKANTTPKRKLVEFKTFPDAKQLGDVVDVTLFEEGEYVDVVGTSKGKGFQGVMKRHGFGGVGGATHGQHNRLRAPGSLGASSWPSRVFKGMRMAGRTGGDRVKIQNLQILKVYADQNLIVVSGSIPGAKGSYVVVDK, translated from the coding sequence ATGTCAGGTATTATTGGAAAAAAAGTAGGAATGACAAGCCTGTTTGATGCAGATGGAAAAAACATTCCATGTACTGTTATTCAAGCTGGTCCGTGCGTGGTTACGCAGATACGTACGGAAGAGAAAGATGGCTACGCTGCTGTTCAACTTGGCTTCGATGAAGCTAAAGAAAAGAACACAACGAATTCTTTAAAAGGGCACTTTGCGAAAGCAAATACAACGCCTAAGCGTAAATTGGTAGAGTTTAAAACTTTCCCAGATGCAAAACAACTTGGTGACGTAGTTGACGTTACACTTTTTGAAGAAGGGGAGTATGTTGACGTAGTCGGTACTTCTAAAGGTAAAGGTTTTCAAGGTGTAATGAAACGTCATGGATTTGGTGGTGTAGGTGGTGCGACTCACGGTCAGCACAACAGATTACGTGCTCCGGGTTCACTAGGTGCTTCATCTTGGCCTTCACGCGTATTCAAAGGTATGCGCATGGCGGGTCGTACAGGTGGTGATCGTGTGAAGATTCAAAATTTACAAATTTTGAAAGTTTATGCTGATCAAAACCTAATCGTTGTTAGTGGTTCCATCCCAGGAGCTAAAGGTTCTTATGTAGTTGTAGACAAATAG
- a CDS encoding glycoside hydrolase family 88 protein, which yields MKIRNHLILIGIMGLAAQGISCQGQKNLVKNKLSLDQTFINQNLEDAEKQINYLATSIKEADMPTTFQKGQYVNWGSSWWCSGFYPGTVLYLYEYSKDPSLLGEAKRKLKYLEKEKNNKGTHDLGFMLYCSFGNALRLTKDSAAYQDVLRIGAASLATRYSTATHTIRSWDGGKNWDGQPWTYPVIIDNMMNLEFLMEVFKMTGDSRFKEIAIQHANTTMVNHYRKDYSSYHVVDYNPKDGSVIAKKTAQGAFDESAWSRGQAWGLYGYTMMFRETGDKKYLEHARHIAQFYLNHPNLPSDLIPYWDMDQNKLTASSKYYSQKDLRDVSTAAVVASVLLELAQYTTGDESQTYITKAEQVLRSLSSKPYKADYKEAGGYILKHSVGSIPHETEVDVPLTYADYYYVEALIRYKRLLDGQPVIKL from the coding sequence ATGAAAATACGAAATCATTTAATCCTGATTGGAATAATGGGACTTGCTGCTCAAGGGATATCTTGTCAAGGTCAAAAAAATCTTGTCAAAAACAAGTTAAGTCTTGATCAAACATTCATAAATCAAAATCTGGAAGATGCAGAAAAACAAATCAATTATTTAGCTACATCTATTAAGGAAGCTGATATGCCGACGACTTTCCAAAAGGGACAATATGTGAATTGGGGATCCAGTTGGTGGTGCTCTGGATTCTATCCTGGAACAGTATTATATCTTTATGAATATTCAAAAGATCCTTCCTTGTTAGGTGAAGCCAAACGAAAATTGAAATATCTGGAAAAAGAGAAGAATAATAAGGGTACACATGACCTGGGATTTATGTTATACTGTAGCTTTGGAAATGCATTACGCCTGACTAAAGATTCTGCTGCTTATCAAGATGTTCTTCGTATTGGAGCAGCTTCTTTGGCTACACGATACAGCACTGCAACCCATACTATCCGCTCTTGGGATGGAGGTAAAAACTGGGACGGGCAGCCTTGGACGTATCCGGTCATTATCGACAATATGATGAATCTGGAATTTTTGATGGAAGTATTCAAGATGACAGGAGATTCCCGATTTAAAGAAATAGCCATACAACACGCCAATACGACCATGGTCAACCATTATCGTAAAGATTATAGTTCATACCATGTCGTAGACTACAATCCTAAGGATGGTAGCGTGATTGCTAAAAAGACGGCACAAGGAGCTTTTGACGAATCAGCATGGTCAAGAGGACAGGCATGGGGATTATATGGTTATACCATGATGTTTCGAGAAACGGGTGATAAAAAATATCTTGAACATGCTCGACATATTGCACAATTCTATTTAAATCATCCAAATTTACCTAGCGATCTCATTCCTTATTGGGACATGGATCAAAATAAATTAACAGCATCTAGTAAGTATTATTCACAAAAGGATTTACGTGATGTTTCTACAGCAGCAGTGGTGGCTTCAGTTTTATTGGAGTTGGCGCAATATACGACTGGGGATGAAAGTCAAACGTATATCACTAAAGCTGAGCAGGTACTTCGTTCTTTGTCTTCAAAACCGTATAAAGCAGACTATAAAGAGGCTGGGGGATATATTCTGAAACATAGTGTTGGATCTATTCCGCATGAGACGGAGGTTGACGTACCCTTGACTTATGCAGATTACTATTATGTTGAAGCATTAATCCGATATAAAAGACTATTGGATGGTCAACCTGTTATCAAGTTGTAA
- a CDS encoding DUF2264 domain-containing protein has protein sequence MKRRLLLKLLGGAGLGTLTTALPMDAKAIHQNGVDDTIAENDRAYWVKILTKIANPILSNISKQQLRKNMPMEVSPTFDNRDAGVGYLEAFGRLLAGMAPWLALPDDGTEEGELRKKFRKQALLGIQYGVDPQSPDYFTWRGPSSQTLVDAAHLALAFLRAPKALWDPLDAVTKKRVIAEFQLLRKIKPNESNWLLFAAMTETFLHRIGEECIREKIDYAVNKFDQEWYVGDGWYSDGARFSFDHYNGYVIHCMQVETLRHNMNAGTHYKEMFDRAYKRMQRYAHHLERMISPEGYYMVVGRSSTYKNAAFQPLAAIALENKLPEDIAKGQVRAALTAVLKHIYIDKTFAPSGWLRMGVVGNQQENLADYYTNAGSMYVASLSFLPLGLPANDEFWTCKPEKWTSQKCWNAEQFPKDYYVNY, from the coding sequence ATGAAGAGAAGATTGTTATTGAAGCTTTTAGGTGGAGCAGGGTTAGGAACGTTGACTACCGCTTTACCTATGGATGCGAAAGCAATCCATCAGAATGGGGTAGATGATACTATTGCTGAAAATGACCGTGCGTATTGGGTGAAGATACTGACAAAGATAGCTAACCCGATATTAAGCAACATCAGTAAGCAGCAATTGCGGAAAAATATGCCTATGGAAGTGAGTCCTACTTTTGACAATCGGGATGCTGGGGTGGGTTATTTAGAGGCTTTCGGAAGATTATTGGCGGGTATGGCTCCTTGGTTAGCACTTCCTGATGATGGAACAGAGGAAGGTGAACTGCGAAAAAAATTCCGTAAACAAGCTTTGTTAGGTATACAATATGGGGTTGATCCCCAATCTCCAGATTATTTTACTTGGAGAGGACCCTCTTCACAAACCTTAGTGGATGCGGCTCATCTTGCCCTTGCTTTCTTAAGAGCGCCTAAAGCATTATGGGATCCACTAGATGCGGTTACCAAGAAAAGAGTTATAGCAGAGTTTCAGTTATTACGCAAAATTAAACCGAATGAAAGTAATTGGCTTTTATTTGCGGCGATGACAGAGACATTCTTACATCGTATAGGGGAAGAATGTATCCGTGAAAAAATAGATTATGCGGTGAATAAGTTTGATCAAGAATGGTATGTCGGTGATGGCTGGTATAGTGATGGTGCAAGGTTTAGCTTTGACCATTATAATGGTTATGTCATCCATTGTATGCAGGTAGAGACATTGCGCCATAATATGAATGCTGGGACTCACTATAAAGAAATGTTTGATCGTGCTTACAAGCGTATGCAACGTTATGCACATCATTTGGAACGTATGATATCGCCAGAAGGATATTATATGGTGGTTGGAAGATCTTCAACGTATAAAAATGCTGCTTTTCAACCTTTGGCTGCGATAGCACTGGAGAATAAATTACCTGAAGATATTGCTAAAGGGCAAGTAAGGGCCGCTTTGACAGCGGTGCTGAAACATATTTACATCGATAAAACATTTGCTCCTTCAGGTTGGCTTCGTATGGGGGTAGTTGGCAATCAGCAAGAAAATTTAGCCGATTACTATACCAATGCTGGATCGATGTATGTGGCTTCTTTGTCCTTCTTGCCTTTGGGATTACCTGCAAATGATGAGTTTTGGACTTGCAAACCTGAAAAATGGACATCACAAAAATGTTGGAATGCGGAACAATTCCCGAAAGATTATTATGTAAATTATTAA
- a CDS encoding RagB/SusD family nutrient uptake outer membrane protein: MKNIKIICAMGLAATILVSSCDKDLLDTVPKTQVLKKNMWLTENLTDQGVTGVYQNLRNGQLLYEYDTYVTLQGRDNSTLMNGTATPSSGIFSSEWQNLYEGVHRANDAVYGLTNVSPTEAVKKTRLLAEVKFLRAFYYYRLNQLYKGVPIYTELIEWDKIDKPRSTEGEVWNLILQDLTDCINETNLPNRYEGSNANFGRISKSAAYALRGKVYMYTKEWQKAIEDFQKVKDLGHTLFGNYENLFKGENEKSAEVIFSIQNIALAGYGSNYQFRFGSRSAFGSNWNTYLVHPDAVDRYQKKDGTPFNWNDYIPGYNAMEPAKREVFFLRNNLNATEITNMEKKGLNMSLYLPTGNEQRILNAYADRDPRLASNVILPYATFVGANGATDQTFTSRWPYRQEFGTVFDLRTDIVPNFYYYPRKFVYTGANPGIPNREAGAYDYIVIRYADILLLWAEALNELHKPGEAVLKVNEVRTRANVQTFNMGIDEDNLRKEIREERRRELMCEGVIYFDELRWKTLKETSFYTGNGIKEVWGRVNSLYSWGGDQLYTWPIPQIERERNTSLTQNSGWDN, translated from the coding sequence ATGAAAAATATAAAAATAATATGCGCAATGGGTTTAGCTGCCACAATATTGGTATCCTCTTGTGATAAAGACCTGTTGGACACAGTACCTAAAACTCAAGTATTGAAGAAAAATATGTGGTTGACAGAGAACCTAACCGATCAAGGGGTAACAGGTGTCTACCAAAACTTACGTAATGGACAACTATTGTATGAGTATGATACCTATGTCACGTTGCAAGGTCGAGATAATTCAACGTTGATGAATGGTACTGCTACACCATCATCAGGAATATTCTCCTCTGAGTGGCAAAATTTATATGAAGGTGTTCATCGGGCTAATGATGCGGTTTACGGATTGACGAATGTTTCACCGACAGAAGCGGTTAAGAAGACTCGTTTGCTTGCTGAGGTGAAATTCTTAAGAGCCTTTTATTATTATCGTCTAAACCAATTGTATAAAGGTGTGCCGATCTATACAGAACTCATTGAATGGGATAAGATAGATAAGCCAAGAAGTACGGAGGGGGAAGTTTGGAATCTTATCTTACAGGATCTGACCGACTGTATTAACGAAACAAATCTACCCAATAGGTATGAAGGTTCCAATGCAAACTTTGGAAGAATTTCAAAATCTGCGGCCTACGCATTGCGTGGAAAGGTATACATGTATACAAAAGAATGGCAAAAAGCAATTGAAGATTTTCAAAAAGTAAAAGATCTTGGGCATACGCTTTTCGGAAACTATGAGAATCTGTTTAAGGGCGAAAATGAGAAAAGCGCTGAAGTCATATTCAGTATTCAGAATATCGCTTTGGCGGGATACGGATCGAATTATCAATTTAGATTTGGATCCAGATCAGCTTTTGGTTCGAATTGGAATACCTATTTGGTTCATCCAGATGCAGTAGATCGCTACCAAAAGAAGGATGGAACTCCGTTTAATTGGAATGATTATATTCCGGGATATAACGCGATGGAACCAGCAAAACGGGAGGTGTTTTTCTTGAGAAATAATCTCAATGCGACAGAGATCACCAATATGGAAAAAAAAGGTCTGAATATGTCGCTCTATCTGCCTACAGGAAATGAACAGCGGATTTTAAATGCTTATGCAGATAGAGACCCGAGATTGGCGAGCAACGTTATTCTACCGTATGCCACCTTTGTAGGTGCAAATGGTGCAACAGATCAAACGTTTACTTCGAGATGGCCTTATCGTCAGGAATTTGGAACTGTGTTTGATTTACGAACGGATATTGTTCCTAATTTTTACTACTACCCAAGGAAGTTTGTCTATACAGGTGCTAATCCTGGTATTCCGAATCGAGAGGCCGGGGCTTATGATTATATCGTAATCCGCTATGCTGATATCCTGTTGTTATGGGCAGAAGCATTGAACGAATTGCATAAACCTGGAGAAGCGGTATTAAAAGTGAATGAAGTGCGTACGCGTGCGAATGTGCAAACCTTTAATATGGGTATAGATGAAGATAACCTCCGCAAAGAAATTCGGGAAGAACGTAGAAGAGAATTGATGTGTGAAGGTGTTATCTATTTCGATGAATTGCGATGGAAAACATTGAAGGAAACTTCTTTTTACACTGGAAATGGTATCAAAGAGGTTTGGGGAAGGGTGAACTCGCTTTATTCTTGGGGTGGTGACCAATTATACACTTGGCCAATACCTCAAATAGAAAGGGAACGGAATACAAGTCTTACTCAGAACAGCGGTTGGGACAATTAA